From one Lycium barbarum isolate Lr01 chromosome 6, ASM1917538v2, whole genome shotgun sequence genomic stretch:
- the LOC132645822 gene encoding trihelix transcription factor ASIL1: protein MATLSPSTQDFSNVVTPSVTVAVSSRRLPPPCWSHDETISLIDSYRDKWYSLRRGNLSANHWQDVADDVASRTPVDVPKTAVQCRHKMEKLRKRYRNEIQRAAPYGGARSGRYCSAWVHFKRMDNMERGPNAVDEPSDEDVQEDYKQNNVKLIGDLYGNNVNMGNRTSFPGVVSNGGGGFRIRIPGMPGSAPPMANPYSRVENPNNFGTSKMFRDGFVKKADLGKRVVGEGVGEKKKGDPMGEMVAAIKVLGDGFVRMERMKMDMARELEEMRMEMEMKRTEMILESQQRIVEAFAQALSEKKHKKVKRMPTPEC, encoded by the coding sequence ATGGCAACTCTATCTCCATCAACCCAAGATTTCTCTAACGTCGTTACCCCATCCGTTACAGTTGCAGTTTCTTCTCGCCGTTTACCACCACCGTGTTGGTCCCACGACGAGACAATATCACTAATCGATTCCTACAGAGACAAATGGTATTCCCTTCGTCGTGGTAATCTCAGTGCTAATCACTGGCAAGACGTTGCTGATGACGTGGCTTCTAGAACCCCCGTTGATGTTCCCAAGACCGCCGTGCAGTGCCGTCACAAAATGGAGAAGCTAAGGAAACGTTACCGTAATGAAATACAACGTGCTGCTCCTTATGGTGGGGCTAGATCTGGTCGTTATTGCTCTGCTTGGGTACATTTTAAACGTATGGATAATATGGAAAGAGGTCCTAATGCTGTTGATGAGCCTAGTGATGAGGATGTTCAAGAAGATTACAAACAGAATAACGTTAAACTTATAGGTGATTTGTATGGTAACAATGTGAATATGGGTAATCGGACTAGTTTTCCAGGGGTTGTGAGTAATGGGGGTGGTGGGTTTCGGATCCGGATACCCGGTATGCCTGGATCAGCTCCACCCATGGCGAACCCGTATAGTAGAGTTGAAAACCCTAATAATTTTGGGACTAGTAAGATGTTTAGAGATGGGTTTGTGAAGAAAGCTGATTTGGGGAAAAGGGTTGTTGGTGAAGGAGTTGGGGAGAAGAAAAAAGGGGACCCGATGGGGGAAATGGTGGCGGCGATAAAGGTATTAGGGGATGGATTTGTGAGAATGGAGAGGATGAAGATGGATATGGCGAGAGAGCTGGAAGAGATGAGAATGGAAATGGAGATGAAAAGAACCGAGATGATACTCGAATCGCAGCAAAGGATTGTGGAGGCTTTTGCACAAGCGTTGTCGGAGAAGAAACATAAGAAGGTGAAGAGAATGCCAACTCCTGAATGCTAG
- the LOC132645821 gene encoding ankyrin repeat-containing protein BDA1-like produces MDRRLWEAAQKGDVHHLQSLIKEDPLLLRAVSLAANGTPLHIACLSGHPEFAKEIIHLRPEFARELNQDGFSPLHIASANGDIEIVKELLSVDCNLCLLKGKDRRIPLHYAVIQGRKNVMRELLEASPDSAEEVTARGETCLHLSVKNHQFEAFKLLLENLKEFNKYDLLNKKDIQGNTVLHLAVSTKQYEVVDLLLDENAVSKGTTEVNSLNKRGLTPLEVLFKESGDRDIEEILRASGAVSVENLQSLQQEALPQSLVVSVQDPSDEQSSREQRRDRPRSHSKKLKDFFKYNKTKDPPGKVRDTLLVIAILIATATYQAVFNPPGGVWQDTHWPDDNNTTSSDGKMSSQRIAGQSVMGTNNPISYGLFLVFNSIGFFLSLHTINFLTIGFPLQLELQVSLVALTVTYDTVMSAITPNRGISLFFTIFSIVFPVLLPHITMLLRNYCKKPKLFIKICEPFT; encoded by the exons ATGGACAGAAGGCTATGGGAGGCTGCTCAAAAAGGAGATGTTCATCACTTGCAAAGTTTGATCAAAGAAGACCCCCTTCTGCTCAGGGCAGTTTCATTAGCAGCAAATGGAACTCCTCTGCATATTGCTTGTTTGAGTGGCCATCCTGAGTTTGCCAAGGAGATCATTCACCTTAGGCCAGAATTTGCTAGAGAATTAAACCAGGACGGTTTCAGCCCTTTGCATATTGCCTCAGCAAATGGGGATATAGAGATTGTGAAGGAGCTCTTGAGCGTTGACTGTAATCTATGCCTTCTCAAGGGGAAGGACAGAAGAATTCCTCTTCACTATGCAGTAATCCAAGGCAGAAAAAATGTCATGAGGGAGCTTCTTGAGGCTTCTCCAGACTCTGCAGAAGAAGTGACTGCTCGTGGCGAGACTTGTCTTCATTTATCTGTCAAGAATCATCAGTTTGAAGCATTCAAATTACTACTTGAGAACCTCAAGGAATTTAACAAGTATGATCTTTTAAACAAGAAGGATATCCAAGGAAACACTGTTTTGCATCTTGCTGTGTCAACTAAGCAATACGAG GTTGTTGATCTATTGCTCGATGAAAATGCTGTTTCTAAGGGCACAACTGAGGTGAATTCTTTGAACAAGAGAGGCCTTACCCCTTTAGAGGTACTATTTAAGGAATCTGGAGACAGAGACATAGAGGAAATTCTAAGAGCATCTGGTGCTGTATCTGTTGAAAACTTGCAATCTTTGCAACAGGAAGCTTTGCCCCAATCGTTGGTTGTTTCAGTTCAAGATCCATCAGATGAACAATCCAGCAGAGAGCAAAGAAGGGACCGACCCCGATCTCATTCTAAGAAACTTAAGGATTTCTTCAAGTACAATAAAACCAAAGATCCTCCAGGGAAAGTAAGAGACACCCTTCTTGTGATAGCTATTCTAATTGCAACAGCAACTTATCAAGCAGTTTTTAATCCGCCAGGAGGCGTTTGGCAGGACACTCACTGGCCTGATGACAATAACACCACCAGTAGTGACGGCAAAATGTCCTCACAACGTATCGCAGGACAGTCAGTGATGGGAACCAACAATCCAATTTCCTACGGCTTGTTCTTGGTTTTCAACTCTATTGGATTTTTCTTGTCCCTCCACACGATAAATTTCCTAACAATAGGATTTCCTTTGCAATTAGAACTGCAAGTCTCACTTGTTGCCTTGACAGTAACCTATGACACTGTGATGTCTGCCATAACACCTAACCGGGGAATTTCTCTCTTCTTTACTATCTTTTCCATAGTCTTTCCAGTTCTTTTGCCTCACATTACAATGTTGTTGAGAAACTATTGCAAGAAACCTAAACTTTTTATCAAGATCTGTGAACCGTTCACATAG
- the LOC132600072 gene encoding ankyrin repeat-containing protein BDA1-like: MDRRLWEAAQKGDVHHLQSLIKEVPFLLGAVSLAGNGTPLHIACLSGHSEFAKEIIHLRPEFARELNQDGFSPLHIASANGDIEIVKQLLSIDRNLCLLKGKDRRIPLHYAVVKGRKHVIMELLVASPDSAEEVTARGETCLHLAVKNYQFEAFKLLLDNLKEFNKYDLLNKKDIQGNTVLHLTVSTKQYEVVDLLLNENVVATGTIEMNSLNKAGLTPLEVLLKESGDRDIEEILGASGAVSVENLQSSQQEALPQSCVVPVQGPSNEQPSREQRRDRCQSHSKKLQDFFKYNKTKDPPGKVRDTLLVIAILIATATYQAVLSPPGGVWQDSYWLEANNSTNNDGEMPLPHIAGQSVMGTNNPITYGLFLVFNSIGFFVSLHTINFLTIGFPLQLELQVSLVALVATYDTVMSAITPNRGISLFFFIFSSVFPILLPYITKFVRNYCKKPRFLSRFINCPAT; the protein is encoded by the exons ATGGACAGAAGGCTATGGGAGGCTGCTCAGAAAGGAGATGTTCATCACTTGCAAAGCTTGATCAAAGAAGTCCCTTTTTTGCTCGGGGCAGTTTCATTAGCAGGAAATGGAACTCCTCTGCATATTGCTTGTTTGAGTGGCCATTCTGAGTTTGCTAAGGAGATCATTCATTTGAGGCCAGAATTTGCAAGAGAACTAAACCAGGACGGTTTCAGCCCTTTGCATATTGCCTCAGCAAATGGGGATATAGAGATTGTGAAGCAGCTTTTGAGCATTGACCGTAATCTATGCCTTCTCAAGGGGAAGGACAGAAGAATTCCTCTTCACTATGCAGTAGTCAAAGGCAGAAAACATGTCATAATGGAGCTTCTTGTGGCTTCTCCGGACTCTGCAGAAGAAGTGACTGCTCGTGGCGAGACTTGTCTTCATTTAGCTGTCAAGAATTATCAGTTTGAAGCATTCAAATTATTACTTGACAACCTCAAGGAATTTAACAAGTATGATCTCTTAAACAAGAAGGATATCCAAGGAAACACTGTTTTGCATCTTACCGTGTCGACTAAGCAATACGAG GTTGTTGATCTATTGCTCAATGAAAATGTTGTTGCTACGGGCACTATTGAGATGAATTCTTTGAACAAAGCAGGCCTTACACCTTTGGAGGTACTACTTAAGGAATCTGGAGATAGAGATATTGAGGAAATTCTAGGAGCATCTGGTGCTGTATCTGTTGAAAACTTACAGTCATCGCAACAAGAAGCTTTGCCCCAATCTTGTGTTGTTCCAGTACAAGGTCCCTCAAATGAACAACCTAGCAGAGAGCAAAGAAGGGACCGGTGTCAATCTCACTCTAAGAAGCTTCAAGATTTCTTCAAGTACAATAAAACCAAAGATCCTCCAGGAAAAGTAAGAGACACCCTTCTTGTGATAGCTATTCTAATTGCAACAGCAACTTATCAAGCAGTGCTTAGTCCACCAGGAGGTGTTTGGCAAGATAGTTATTGGCTCGAGGCCAATAACAGCACCAATAATGATGGCGAAATGCCCTTGCCACATATCGCTGGACAGTCAGTGATGGGAACCAACAATCCAATTACCTATGGCTTGTTCTTGGTTTTCAATTCCATCGGATTTTTCGTGTCCCTTCACACGATAAATTTCCTCACCATAGGATTTCCTTTGCAATTGGAACTGCAAGTTTCACTTGTTGCCTTGGTAGCAACCTATGATACTGTGATGTCTGCCATAACGCCTAACAGAGgaatttctctcttcttttttatcTTTTCTTCAGTCTTTCCAATTTTGTTGCCTTACATTACAAAATTTGTGAGAAACTATTGCAAGAAACCTAGATTCTTGTCAAGATTTATAAACTGTCCAGCTACTTGA
- the LOC132644498 gene encoding ankyrin repeat-containing protein BDA1-like: MDQRLLFQAARTGNTEYLHNLLKDYPLLLDTASLAGGENPLHIACILGHVDFAKELIKLKREFSGELNQDGLSPLHIASANGNMDIIKLLLNLDHNLCKIKGREQRVPLHYAAIKGRVRVITELITASPDCIMDFTARNETALHLAAMNYQFEAFRVLVEHIKNLKKEDVFNKKDDQGNTILHVAVSRRQYEVVKLLLREQVILRSVVEVNSSNKGGLTPLDVLGLFQSEAGEREIEEMLREAGAMRARESQTTAQESAIHVNEQNRSRSPAKQLLDYFKYDTIKDSPGSVRNTLLVLAVLIATTTYQAVLSPPGGVWQDDNSGTGTHHVAGESIMGYHNPKSYRIFLICNSVGFFTSLHMINFLTIGFPMRLELQVSITSLVFTYNTSMNAMAPRLSTLFIVVSVVMPFVAPIATVVLRNFFKAPKFEIPFIGQVV; this comes from the exons ATGGATCAAAGGTTATTATTTCAAGCTGCAAGAACAGGGAATACAGAATACTTGCACAATCTTTTGAAAGATTACCCCCTTTTGCTGGACACTGCTTCATTAGCTGGTGGAGAAAATCCCCTTCATATTGCTTGTATTTTAGGACATGTTGATTTTGCAAAAGAGTTGATTAAACTTAAGAGAGAATTTTCTGGTGAACTGAACCAAGATGGTCTAAGTCCACTTCATATTGCATCAGCTAATGGGAACATGGATATCATAAAGTTGCTGTTAAATTTAGACCATAATCTTTGCAAGATCAAAGGTAGAGAACAAAGGGTTCCTTTACATTATGCAGCTATTAAGGGAAGAGTTCGAGTAATTACAGAACTTATTACAGCTTCTCCTGATTGCATTATGGATTTTACAGCTCGAAATGAGACAGCACTTCACCTTGCAGCAATGAATTACCAATTCGAGGCCTTCAGAGTTTTGGTGGAACACATCAAGAATTTGAAAAAGGAGGATGTCTTTAACAAAAAGGATGACCAGGGGAACACGATATTGCATGTTGCTGTCTCAAGAAGACAATACGAG GTAGTTAAGTTGCTGCTTCGTGAGCAAGTTATTCTTAGGAGCGTGGTGGAGGTGAATTCTTCGAACAAGGGGGGTTTAACGCCCCTGGATGTTTTAGGATTATTTCAAAGTGAAGCTGGTGAGAGGGAAATCGAGGAGATGCTTAGGGAGGCTGGAGCAATGAGGGCTAGAGAATCACAAACTACAGCACAAGAATCAGCTATTCATGTTAATGAACAAAACAGATCAAGATCACCAGCTAAACAATTGCTTGACTATTTTAAGTATGATACCATTAAAGATTCTCCGGGCAGTGTGAGGAATACCTTGCTTGTGTTAGCAGTACTCATTGCAACAACAACTTATCAGGCTGTGCTTAGTCCTCCTGGTGGTGTTTGGCAAGACGACAACTCGGGTACTGGCACACACCATGTTGCAGGGGAATCAATTATGGGATATCATAATCCAAAATCATACCGCATATTCTTGATTTGCAACTCAGTTGGCTTCTTTACATCTCTTCACATGATAAATTTCCTCACAATCGGATTTCCTATGAGACTTGAGTTGCAAGTTTCGATTACATCCCTTGTGTTCACTTATAATACTTCTATGAATGCGATGGCACCCCGCTTATCCACTCTCTTCATTGTTGTCTCTGTAGTTATGCCATTTGTGGCACCCATCGCGACTGTTGTGCTGAGGAACTTTTTCAAGGCACCAAAATTTGAAATTCCCTTTATTGGTCAAGTTGTTTAA